One Frankia alni ACN14a DNA window includes the following coding sequences:
- a CDS encoding HAD family hydrolase, giving the protein MHALPVSRPMPDARAAVDAVRRLAGRVVVVTAKSTALARASLDRIGIAADVVEGALFARTKGAALRAHRVDVFVGDHLGDMIGAREGGALAVGVTTGPCSAGDLHTAGADVVLTRLGEFPPWLLGEDTRRR; this is encoded by the coding sequence GTGCACGCCCTTCCCGTGTCGCGGCCGATGCCGGACGCCCGCGCCGCGGTGGACGCGGTGCGCCGGCTCGCCGGTCGTGTCGTCGTGGTCACCGCCAAGAGCACCGCGCTCGCCCGGGCGAGCCTGGACCGCATCGGCATCGCCGCCGACGTCGTCGAGGGTGCGCTGTTCGCGCGGACGAAGGGCGCCGCCCTGCGCGCCCACCGGGTGGACGTCTTCGTCGGGGATCACCTGGGCGACATGATCGGCGCGCGCGAGGGCGGCGCGCTCGCGGTGGGTGTGACCACGGGTCCCTGCTCGGCGGGAGATCTGCACACCGCCGGCGCGGACGTCGTCCTGACCCGGCTCGGCGAGTTCCCACCCTGGCTGCTGGGCGAGGACACCCGCCGACGCTGA
- a CDS encoding cold-shock protein produces MPTGKVKWFDVDKGFGFLSRDDGGDVFVHKAALPAGVERLKPGDRVEFGVAAGRRGDQALSVRLLAAPPSVAKAAAHAARRSPDELHSMVEDMIKVLDDVQRDLRRGRYPDRRIAQRVAKVVHAVANELEA; encoded by the coding sequence GTGCCCACCGGCAAAGTCAAGTGGTTCGACGTTGACAAGGGCTTCGGCTTTCTCAGCCGCGACGACGGCGGCGACGTCTTCGTCCACAAGGCCGCCCTACCGGCAGGGGTGGAGCGGCTCAAGCCGGGCGACCGGGTCGAGTTCGGCGTCGCGGCCGGGCGGCGCGGGGACCAGGCGCTGTCGGTCCGGCTGCTGGCCGCGCCGCCGTCGGTGGCGAAGGCGGCCGCGCACGCGGCCCGGCGCAGCCCCGACGAACTGCACAGCATGGTCGAAGACATGATCAAGGTGTTGGACGATGTCCAGCGCGATCTGCGCCGCGGTCGCTACCCCGACCGCCGGATCGCGCAGCGGGTGGCCAAGGTCGTGCACGCCGTCGCCAATGAGCTGGAGGCGTAG
- the purS gene encoding phosphoribosylformylglycinamidine synthase subunit PurS — MTRVVVDVMLKPEILDPQGQAVLNALPRLGVSGIVGVRQGKRFELELADGVALDGAVLARVEHLASTLLANPVIEDYVVRVEDASAAGA; from the coding sequence GTGACCAGGGTTGTGGTGGATGTGATGCTCAAGCCGGAGATCCTCGATCCGCAGGGCCAGGCGGTGCTGAACGCGCTGCCCCGCCTCGGGGTGAGCGGGATCGTCGGCGTCCGCCAGGGCAAGCGTTTCGAGCTGGAGCTGGCGGACGGCGTGGCGTTGGACGGCGCGGTGCTCGCGCGGGTCGAGCATCTCGCGTCGACACTGCTGGCCAATCCGGTCATCGAGGACTACGTGGTGCGGGTCGAGGATGCGTCGGCCGCCGGAGCCTAG